GCGTAAGCCTCCGTCTTGATGGTTGATTTGGCGTTGGCAGCAATCTTCGAGAGATGCGCATCGTTGCCAAAGTAGATAAATGTACCTCCATCTTCAACTAAATCCGAGAAGATCTCGAACTGCTTAACGTAGAAATCGAAGGTGGGGAAAACGTTGATGTGATCCCATGCAATCCCGGTTACGAGTCCAATGTTGGGTTTGTATAGGTGGAACTTTGGTCGTCTGTCAATAGGAGATGTAAGGTATTCGTCGCCCTCGAAAACTGCGTATTTGGCATCGTCGCTAAGGCTAACCATGGTGTCGAATCCGTCGAGTTGGGCACCAACCATGTAGTCAAACTTTATGTTGGCGTGGCGAAGAACGTGCATTACCATTGCGGTGGTCGATGTTTTACCGTGGCTCCCTCCAACTACAATACGGCATTTATTCTTGGTTTGCTCGTAAAGATATTCTGGGTAGGAGTAGATTTTTACGCCCAACTCTTTGGCTCTAACTAGTTCCGGATTGTCTTCTCTCGCGTGCATGCCAAGGATGACTGCGTCAAGATCAGTGGTGATTCTTTCGGGAAACCATCCCATTTGAGAAGGAAGTATTCCTTTTTGTTCGAGTCTGGTACGCGAAGGTTCGAATATTTCGTCATCGGAACCCGTAATGGTGTATCCCTTTTGATGTAGGGCTAATGCGAGGTTGTGCATTGCGCTACCGCCTATGGCAATAAAATGTACTCTCATAGCTTTTGTGGAGGTTACCTTGCTGCTGCAAGTTTTCGGTTGTCAAAGATAAGCGAAACGGCAATTGGGCGGATGCAACTGCTAATATTTATCGCTGTAATTCGGTGAATAGGCTTATTTTTACCTTCAAATAAACCTAATTTTAGCGACGATGAAGCTTTTCCCTCTTAATATTACCAACTTTAAAATAGATGGTGGTGCCATGTTTGGCGTTGTGCCAAAGACGCTTTGGCAGCGAACTTATCCTGCTGACGATGCAAACCTATGCTCTTGGGCATTGCGGAGCATGGTTATTGTAGTTGGTAGGCGTGTCATCCTTATTGACGATGGCTTTGGCGATAAGCAGGATGATAAATTTTTCAGCCACTTCCACCTTTTTGGAGGAGAGGGGCTACTTGAT
This window of the uncultured Acetobacteroides sp. genome carries:
- a CDS encoding Mur ligase family protein — encoded protein: MRVHFIAIGGSAMHNLALALHQKGYTITGSDDEIFEPSRTRLEQKGILPSQMGWFPERITTDLDAVILGMHAREDNPELVRAKELGVKIYSYPEYLYEQTKNKCRIVVGGSHGKTSTTAMVMHVLRHANIKFDYMVGAQLDGFDTMVSLSDDAKYAVFEGDEYLTSPIDRRPKFHLYKPNIGLVTGIAWDHINVFPTFDFYVKQFEIFSDLVEDGGTFIYFGNDAHLSKIAANAKSTIKTEAYATHPYEIVDGICQLIAGDLRIPLKIFGEHNLQNIAGAKAICNAIGVSDNTFYNAIATFAGAAKRLQLLASNKSSNIYLDFAHSPSKLMATTKAVKEQFPNRKLVACMELHTFSSLNKDFLSEYNGTMSKADVAYVYFNPETIKHKQLPEINPDEVKASFGGNVEVFTESEKLIGVLRQQDYTNANLLIMTSGNFSGVDLKAFALEISNK